The Klebsiella africana sequence GGTTTGCGAAAGAGATCGAGGCATCATGGGGTACTCCTTATGCCGCAATAGCGTTCATGATCGCCGGAACAGAGAGCTCGGCGAGCGGGATCTCCGCCACCTGTCGGCGATCGCGCAGGATAATGACCCGATCGGCGTAACCCACCAGCTCCTCCAGTTCAGAGGAGATGACCAGCAGCGCCAGGCCATCGGCGCAGAGGGTTTCAATCAGGCGAATAATTTCCGCATGGGCGCCGACGTCGATGCCGCGGGTCGGCTCATCGAGGATCAGGAACTGCGGTTTGGTCAGCAGCCAGCGGGAGAGCAGCACCTTCTGCTGGTTGCCGCCGGAGAGAAACTCGATCGGCTGCTCGGCGCTCGGGGTACGGATCCCCAGCTGGCGAATAAAGCGCTCGGCGATCTCGTTCTGTTCACGCCGGGGGATCGGCCGCAGCCAGCCGCGCTGCGCCTGCAGGGCGAGAACGATATTTTCCCGCACCGAAGCGGCGGCGATAATGCCGTCGGTTTTGCGATCCTCCGGACAGAAGCCGATCCCGAGGCAGGAAGCCTGATGCGGAGAGCGCAAGGTCTGCGGTTTACCTTTGATCCACGCCTTCCCGCTGTCCGCCGTTTTAATGCCGAAGATCACCTCGGCGGTTTCCGTGCGTCCGGAACCCAGCAGGCCAGCGAGGCCCACTATTTCGCCCGGGCGGACCTGCAGGTCGAACGGGGCGATGGTGCCTTTTTTACCGTAGCCTTCAAACGCCGCCACTGGCTTATCGCTCAGCAGGGTACGACCCGCCCGCTGCAGGGCATTGTGGTCCAGTTCGCGACCCAGCATCATTTTCACCAGTTCAATCTGCGGCAGCTCGCGAGTCTCGCGGCAGCCCACAAAGGTGCCGTTACGCAGCACGGTGATCCGGTCGCTGACCGCATAGACCTGGTCGAGAAAATGGGTGACGAAGATCAGGCTGACGCCGTTATCCCTGAGCTGGCGCATCAGGGTGAACAGCATCTCCACCTCCTGGGTATCGAGGCTGGCGGTGGGCTCGTCGAGGATCAGCACTTTGGCCGACAGGTCGATGGCCCGACAGATAGCGACGATCTGCTGCATCGCCACCGAAAAGCGGTTCAGCGGCTCGCGCACGTCGAGGGAAAAGCCGTAGGATGCCATCAGCGCCGTCGCCCTGGCCTCCATCTCTTTACGTCGCAGCAGACCAAACCGCCGCGGCTCACGGCCGATGAACAGGTTGTCCGCCACCGACATATTGGGCAGCAGGTTCACTTCCTGGTAGACGGTGCCGATCCCCAGCTGCTGGGCATGGGCGGTGTTTTTGGGCGAAATAGCCTGGCCTTCCAGCCAGATGGTGCCGCGATCGGCATGGTAAACGCCGGTCAGCGCTTTGATCAGCGTCGATTTTCCGGCGCCGTTTTCGCCCAACAGGGCCATGATTTCGCCGCGCCGCAGGCTAAAGTTGACGTTATCCAGCGCCTTAACGCCGGGGAAGAATTTACTAAGTCCTTCGGTGCGAAGGATCTCCTGGTGTGCCTCGGCGCTCATAATCGATGTCACCTTCAAATGATGTCAGGTTGCCCCGGATCGCGCTGGGCTTGCCGGGGTCACTGGAAAGCTGCTTTCCCCCCTCTCCCGTTGAGGAGAGGGCCGGGATAAAAGGCCCCCCACTCAGTAGCCCATATTTTTCTTCTTCTCTAACTCTTCTTTCGCCGTATCCGGCAGATACAGCGTCGATTTGGTGATGGTCAGCTTCTCCGGCAGAGTGCCGTCTTTTTTATATTTCTCCAGCGCATCGAACGCCGGGCCGGCCATATTTGGCGTCAGCTCGACGCTGGCGTTGGCTTCTCCGGCGATCATCGCTTTATAGATATCCGGCACGCCGTCGATGGAGCCCGTGAGGATATCTTTGCCCGGCTTCAGACCCGCTTCTTTAATCGCCTGGATGGCGCCGATCACCATGTCGTCGTTATGGGCGAAGACCATGCAGATGTTTTTGCCGTTATTCTCAGCTTTGATAAAGCTCTCCATGACCTCTTTCCCTTTGCTGCGGGTGAAGTCACCGGACTGAGAGCGGATGATTTTGATGTTGGACGCTTTGGCAATCGCGTCGGCGAACCCTTTCTTACGGTCGATGGCCACGCTGGCCCCAACGGTGCCCTGCAGTTCAACGACATTACACGGCTTACCGTCGACGGTTTTCACCAGCCAGTCGCCAATCAGCTGGCCTTCCAGCACGTTGTTGGCGGTCACGGTGGTCATGTAGAGATCTTTATCTTTAACATCAATGGAACGGTCGAGGAGGAAGACCGGGATCTTGGCCTCTTTCGCCTCTTTCAGCACCGGTTCCCAGCCGGTGGCCACCACCGGCGCAATGAAGATCGCGTCTACTCCCTGGGCGATAAAAGAGCGCACTGCTTTGATCTGGTTTTCCTGTTTTTGCTGACCATCAGCGATTTTCAGCGTAATACCGCGCTTGGCGGCTTCCTCTTTCGCGACGCTGGTTTCTGCCGCACGCCAGCCGGATTCAGAACCGACCTGCGAAAAACCTACGGTTAGCGGGGCAGCTATCGCCATAGACGACATAGCTGCGGAAACTGCTGTGACAAGAAGTAAGCGCTTCCACATAAGGGGATCCTCGTAGGGTTATTGTTGGTTAAAGTCTCACCTGCGGACAAACTATAGACAATCGGTGATGTAACTGAATGCGTTACATCACACTTCAAAAAAGTAAATGAGATGTTAATACATGGTCATTTGTCGAGCAGAGAGCCGATAAGGCTTCGCGGGGTACGCGGTAATCGCGGTTTATGACGTTTTTTTAAGCAGTTTGATAAATCAATCACATGCCATGAAAACGGTTACATAAATTTATTCATGATGTGGCTATGTTTATGGATTTTCATGTCATTGTGACGCGCAAATTTCAGAGCACTCCCCGGCGATATCGGGAAAAAGAAGCGAAGACATTCGATGTGAGTTGGCTATAATACCGAGCACTTGTTTGCCATACATTTTAAAGGAAACAGACATGAGCTTACTCAACGTACCTGCGGGCAAAGATCTGCCGGAAGACATTTACGTCGTGATCGAGATCCCGGCGAACGCAGACCCAATCAAATACGAAGTCGACAAAGAGAGCGGTGCACTGTTCGTTGACCGTTTCATGTCCACGGCAATGTTCTATCCGTGCAACTACGGTTACATCAACCACACCCTGTCCCTGGACGGCGACCCGGTTGACGTACTGGTCCCGACCCCGTACCCGCTGCAGCCGGGCTCCGTGATCCGCTGCCGTCCGGTTGGCGTTCTGAAGATGACCGACGAATCCGGTGAAGATGCGAAACTGGTTGCCGTACCGCACACCAAGCTGAGCAAAGAATACGATCACATCAACGATGTGAACGACCTGCCGGAACTGCTGAAAGCCCAGATCACTCACTTCTTTGAGCACTACAAAGATCTGGAAAAAGGCAAGTGGGTTAAAGTCGACGGTTGGGACAACGCGGAAGCGGCGAAAGCTGAAATCGTTGCCTCTTTCGAGCGCGCTAAGCAGAAGTAATTCTGTCTCAGGCAGGGTCATCCCCTGCCTGATTGCGGCACGGATAGCCGCGATAACACCATGGAGGGTGTCCCGTGAAAAGCGTTCGCTATTTCACTCTGAACTATACCGGTTTCACCGCCGCCGCCTGTGAAAAGCAGGGATATCTGCGCCTTATCGCTGGCGAACATGTCTTTTATACCGATAAACGCTATTTTAGCGATCCCACGCTTTTTGACCGCTTACGGGTCAACCAACCGCTACACATCGGCGCCCGCCGCCTGCGCAACGGTTGCTACTGGATCCACTGGCTCAGCGATGGCGAAACGCTCCTTGAGCCCAGTCAACGCGTAAAGCGCTGGGCCCGGCCGCTGCTGTTTATCAGCCTGCTGACACTCATCGTCACCCTTATCCCGCTCCTGGTAAGCGCCTCGGAATGGGGTAGGTTCGGCTGCGGCATTATCGCCATACTGGCCTTCATCGCGCTGTTAACCGGGCTCTACGAGCTTCTGTTCCACCCGGCGCTAAAACGGCACCCCGCCATGCGCGATCTGTTGGCGAAGATGGCGCAGGCCCGCCGCCGCGACTTTTCCTTTTGCCAGCCACTACCCGTAACGGCGAAAGCCCTCCGCCAGACGGCAATGCCTTTTACGCAAGCCCTGCCGGAACGCTATGCCGTTAAGACAGAAATAATCACCGAAACCCACTTTAAAAAGTGGTATGCGGGCAACCCAACCCGGGAATATCACGGCCTCGGGATACAATGCGGCTCCGTACCGCTGGCCTTCTGGTGGCAGGCAGGCTGCGCCAATTTCGCGCTGCATCCCATTCTCTATCGTCGTCAGCCACCGTTTATCGCCAGTGGCGATCGCCTCGTCGCCGTGTACGAGCGCGACAGCCATGCGATCCACGCGCTATACAATGCCAGCGACGGCGC is a genomic window containing:
- the ytfR gene encoding galactofuranose ABC transporter, ATP-binding protein YtfR produces the protein MSAEAHQEILRTEGLSKFFPGVKALDNVNFSLRRGEIMALLGENGAGKSTLIKALTGVYHADRGTIWLEGQAISPKNTAHAQQLGIGTVYQEVNLLPNMSVADNLFIGREPRRFGLLRRKEMEARATALMASYGFSLDVREPLNRFSVAMQQIVAICRAIDLSAKVLILDEPTASLDTQEVEMLFTLMRQLRDNGVSLIFVTHFLDQVYAVSDRITVLRNGTFVGCRETRELPQIELVKMMLGRELDHNALQRAGRTLLSDKPVAAFEGYGKKGTIAPFDLQVRPGEIVGLAGLLGSGRTETAEVIFGIKTADSGKAWIKGKPQTLRSPHQASCLGIGFCPEDRKTDGIIAAASVRENIVLALQAQRGWLRPIPRREQNEIAERFIRQLGIRTPSAEQPIEFLSGGNQQKVLLSRWLLTKPQFLILDEPTRGIDVGAHAEIIRLIETLCADGLALLVISSELEELVGYADRVIILRDRRQVAEIPLAELSVPAIMNAIAA
- the ytfQ gene encoding galactofuranose ABC transporter, galactofuranose-binding protein YtfQ, encoding MWKRLLLVTAVSAAMSSMAIAAPLTVGFSQVGSESGWRAAETSVAKEEAAKRGITLKIADGQQKQENQIKAVRSFIAQGVDAIFIAPVVATGWEPVLKEAKEAKIPVFLLDRSIDVKDKDLYMTTVTANNVLEGQLIGDWLVKTVDGKPCNVVELQGTVGASVAIDRKKGFADAIAKASNIKIIRSQSGDFTRSKGKEVMESFIKAENNGKNICMVFAHNDDMVIGAIQAIKEAGLKPGKDILTGSIDGVPDIYKAMIAGEANASVELTPNMAGPAFDALEKYKKDGTLPEKLTITKSTLYLPDTAKEELEKKKNMGY
- the ppa gene encoding inorganic diphosphatase, with product MSLLNVPAGKDLPEDIYVVIEIPANADPIKYEVDKESGALFVDRFMSTAMFYPCNYGYINHTLSLDGDPVDVLVPTPYPLQPGSVIRCRPVGVLKMTDESGEDAKLVAVPHTKLSKEYDHINDVNDLPELLKAQITHFFEHYKDLEKGKWVKVDGWDNAEAAKAEIVASFERAKQK